A window of Diospyros lotus cultivar Yz01 chromosome 14, ASM1463336v1, whole genome shotgun sequence contains these coding sequences:
- the LOC127790404 gene encoding uncharacterized protein LOC127790404: MVLWSSPPTPRKLIATVGCFVAGAALFAVGAHLSFTNVAPQQARTKARNDFIKDRLRKLLGD, from the coding sequence ATGGTGCTATGGTCGTCTCCCCCAACCCCCAGGAAGCTGATCGCCACCGTCGGCTGCTTCGTCGCCGGCGCTGCCCTATTCGCCGTCGGAGCCCACCTCTCATTCACCAACGTAGCCCCTCAGCAAGCTCGCACCAAAGCCCGCAACGACTTCATCAAGGACCGCCTCCGAAAGCTCCTTGGAGACTGA